A single region of the Rhodospirillales bacterium genome encodes:
- a CDS encoding DUF4402 domain-containing protein — MTFKHFRYVALGACAASALLATDANAQSQQVVGATVNLTVQNAFTLVETTPMNYGTLAAFCDAGANSTTATLSTAGVLALGAPAATAQFIDISAVGRTQGVFDVTGAAPTTSLTVTLANPANATCAACGGGNPPMTLGGLTDDTLGTGTTDANGALTINVGATLTTQSTCLAQYADGAYVGTYDITVSY; from the coding sequence ATGACTTTTAAACACTTTAGGTATGTTGCTTTGGGTGCCTGTGCTGCCAGCGCGTTGCTGGCGACGGATGCCAATGCGCAATCACAACAAGTTGTCGGTGCCACCGTCAACCTGACAGTTCAGAATGCGTTTACACTGGTCGAAACAACCCCGATGAACTACGGAACGCTGGCTGCTTTCTGTGACGCCGGTGCGAACAGCACGACGGCCACGTTGAGCACGGCTGGTGTGCTCGCTCTTGGCGCTCCTGCCGCCACGGCCCAGTTTATTGACATCAGTGCCGTTGGACGGACACAGGGCGTCTTTGACGTAACGGGCGCAGCTCCAACAACGTCATTGACCGTTACACTTGCAAACCCGGCCAACGCGACTTGCGCGGCCTGTGGTGGTGGTAACCCGCCTATGACACTCGGTGGTTTGACCGATGATACGCTCGGTACGGGTACAACAGATGCCAACGGCGCGTTGACAATCAATGTCGGCGCGACATTGACTACGCAGTCAACCTGTCTTGCCCAGTACGCAGACGGAGCATACGTAGGCACGTATGATATTACCGTCAGCTACTAA
- a CDS encoding NAD-glutamate dehydrogenase, with protein sequence MTKTTHPFVRDALKYLPAKTPIALKNFVKVLYAKTPEEDLEQMTPKELSEAARIHWALSGEMTENRPAIRIHTTQSESVSSGCTHIDIVQKDTSFLIDSIVAEIVRQKHHIQILLHPILHIKNKGKKKTRDAASLSFSIQPEKDTAARSHIHIKLRDALSAAQCEELEMGIRRVIEDVNYATRDWQDMQKMLRRARDEVGRFPSHYGKSLIAEYQAFMDYLYNHNFTLLGYREYKFKETDGKVTSSVIKGSSLGLLHDDVKPVYVSGARQSLTQTQQNMRRNQLPLTITKINKRSTVHRRVPLDAIAVKTFDKKGNVTGELLFIGLFTSVTYSRSVEDIPFLRMKVENVVKRSAFLPGSHNEKALRHILEKYPRDEVLQIPEDRLCRHVMSILGLQERPRIALYTRPDPFGRYISCLIYVPREKYETRLRLKLQHILEEELGGHCTNYEVTQDDSPLARATFLIDINHLPAIPKYSAAQIETRLEDAGRLWSEKLRKALEEASEEEKVIAGFTQKYGTAFPDSYQNRYTLAQAVYDIGKIEASLSENKIELDLYCPENICEPGRMRLKFYNPGAPVPLSDILPILENMGLRSISELPFEIKPAHIDRSVWIHDFMLEAEDDKSFKGVFHIKNVFEKALTKIWDGSMENDGLNRLVVGAQMDWRDITILRAYIRYMQQMRIPFSCPYIENALSKNPHIAQEIVHLFKALFDPANGKKAQTLAAATNTKITKALEAVESLDQDRILRWMSGLVNVTLRTNFFQTDEGKQPKSYLSFKLESGKIEHLPQPKPYREIFVYSPRMEGIHLRGDKIARGGIRWSDRHEDFRTEILGLMKAQQVKNSVIVPMGAKGGFVVKNPPKKGGRQAFIEEGIECYKILIRGLLDITDNRTGNKIIPPENVVRRDEDDPYLVVAADKGTATFSDIANGLSEEYGFWLGDGFASGGSAGYDHKKMGITARGAWESVKRHFRELNHDTQTQDFNIVGVGDMGGDVFGNGMILSEHIRLIGSFNHLHIFCDPNPDPAASFKERVRLFNAVKGWDEYDTKKLSQGGRIYSRSDKSLKLTPEIRKSFDLESDDVTPNALIRAMLKSRTDLLWFGGIGTYIKASRETNEEVGDKANDAIRLNAKDIRAKVIGEGANLGMTQQARIEYSQNGGRLNADYIDNSAGVDCSDHEVNIKILTGEIMRMPRYKMNIKTRNKMLESMTDEVGALVLRNNYQQAQGISLMELQAAANLPEHAQLMRELEKSGSLKRVLENLPPDEEIEERIRTGKGLTRPELSILQAYAKISYTSELLDSDIPESKAMEGRLLKYFPQHMSKTYKKEALSHMLKREIICTTLANSIVNRMGPTFMMKRIEKSGTDAAEVAKAYIIVREAFGLRHIWNEIEALDNKVPALVQLKAFQNIAQMTDRAVTWFLTRTGCNLNINKEIAAYETGIDEVRRNLDKVATKTLSKNIENLAALNINNGMPKDLAHHIALMPMLSSACDIIRISEKRKVDTAITAQVYFELGEHFHLDWMRQKAHYLPTGDRWSTEALEGLIDQLYSCQAGLASRILKDTIKAAGTTKFKLNGKERILKKWIETHGQQARLLEPLFDELRSSAAVDLPMLIIAEQRLRGLYGG encoded by the coding sequence ATGACCAAAACGACTCATCCCTTTGTCCGCGATGCCCTCAAATATCTTCCGGCAAAAACGCCGATAGCCTTAAAAAATTTCGTTAAAGTCCTTTACGCAAAAACGCCGGAAGAAGACCTGGAGCAGATGACCCCGAAAGAACTTTCGGAAGCGGCGCGAATCCACTGGGCCTTATCCGGGGAAATGACCGAAAACAGGCCCGCTATTCGAATCCATACAACGCAAAGCGAGAGCGTTTCCTCCGGCTGCACTCATATAGATATTGTTCAAAAAGATACATCCTTTCTGATTGACTCAATCGTGGCTGAAATTGTCAGGCAAAAGCACCATATCCAGATACTTCTTCACCCTATTTTGCATATTAAAAACAAGGGGAAAAAGAAAACAAGAGACGCCGCGTCCCTGTCTTTTTCAATACAGCCGGAAAAAGATACCGCGGCGCGTTCCCATATCCATATCAAGCTGCGGGATGCCCTCAGCGCAGCCCAATGTGAAGAACTTGAAATGGGCATACGGAGGGTTATCGAAGACGTAAACTACGCCACGCGAGACTGGCAGGATATGCAGAAAATGCTGCGCCGCGCGCGCGACGAAGTTGGCCGCTTTCCATCACATTACGGAAAAAGCCTGATTGCGGAATATCAGGCTTTTATGGACTATCTCTACAACCACAATTTTACCCTGCTGGGATACCGCGAATACAAGTTTAAAGAGACGGACGGAAAAGTGACCAGTTCTGTCATCAAGGGGTCCAGTCTGGGGCTTTTACATGATGATGTTAAGCCTGTTTATGTTTCCGGCGCCCGGCAAAGCCTGACACAAACGCAGCAAAATATGCGCAGAAACCAGCTTCCCTTAACCATTACAAAAATCAACAAACGTTCGACAGTTCACCGCCGGGTCCCGCTGGATGCCATCGCCGTCAAAACCTTCGATAAAAAAGGAAATGTAACGGGTGAGCTTTTATTCATCGGTCTCTTCACCTCCGTAACCTATTCGAGAAGTGTCGAGGATATTCCTTTCCTGCGCATGAAGGTTGAAAATGTCGTTAAACGATCTGCCTTTCTTCCCGGAAGCCATAATGAAAAAGCCCTGCGGCACATTCTTGAAAAATATCCCCGGGACGAGGTCCTGCAAATTCCGGAAGACCGGCTTTGTCGCCATGTTATGAGCATTTTAGGGCTGCAGGAACGGCCCCGTATCGCCCTGTACACCCGTCCCGATCCCTTTGGCCGGTACATTTCCTGCCTTATTTATGTACCGCGGGAAAAATACGAAACACGTCTGCGCTTGAAATTGCAGCATATTCTGGAAGAGGAACTCGGCGGCCACTGCACCAATTATGAAGTCACGCAAGATGACTCCCCCCTCGCGCGCGCTACCTTTTTAATCGATATAAACCACCTGCCCGCCATTCCAAAATACAGCGCGGCACAAATCGAGACCCGGCTGGAAGACGCCGGACGCCTTTGGTCAGAAAAACTTCGCAAGGCGCTTGAAGAAGCATCGGAAGAAGAAAAAGTCATTGCAGGCTTTACACAAAAATACGGTACAGCTTTTCCCGACAGCTACCAGAATCGCTATACACTCGCGCAGGCCGTCTATGATATTGGCAAAATAGAGGCATCCCTGAGCGAGAATAAAATTGAGCTGGATTTGTATTGTCCCGAAAATATTTGTGAACCGGGCCGGATGCGGCTTAAATTTTACAATCCCGGCGCACCCGTTCCCCTGTCAGATATCCTGCCTATTCTTGAAAATATGGGTCTCCGGTCTATTTCGGAACTCCCTTTTGAAATCAAACCTGCGCATATAGATCGCTCCGTCTGGATACATGATTTCATGCTGGAGGCAGAAGACGACAAATCTTTCAAAGGTGTTTTTCATATTAAAAATGTATTCGAAAAAGCGTTGACGAAAATATGGGACGGAAGCATGGAAAATGACGGGCTGAACCGCCTTGTCGTCGGCGCTCAAATGGACTGGAGAGATATCACAATCTTGCGCGCCTACATTCGGTATATGCAACAAATGCGTATTCCTTTTAGTTGCCCTTATATAGAAAACGCCCTGAGCAAAAACCCCCATATTGCGCAAGAAATCGTTCATCTGTTCAAGGCCCTTTTCGATCCGGCCAATGGAAAAAAAGCGCAAACCCTTGCCGCCGCAACCAACACCAAAATAACCAAAGCCCTGGAAGCTGTGGAATCCCTGGATCAGGACAGAATCCTCCGCTGGATGAGCGGTCTTGTGAATGTCACCTTGCGCACGAATTTCTTTCAAACCGACGAAGGTAAACAACCGAAGTCCTATCTGTCTTTCAAACTGGAAAGCGGAAAAATAGAACATCTGCCCCAACCAAAACCCTACCGCGAAATTTTCGTCTATTCCCCGCGTATGGAGGGCATCCATTTGCGCGGAGACAAGATTGCACGCGGGGGCATCCGCTGGTCCGACCGTCACGAAGATTTCCGCACTGAAATTCTGGGCCTCATGAAAGCACAGCAGGTCAAAAATTCCGTTATTGTTCCAATGGGCGCAAAAGGCGGATTCGTTGTTAAAAACCCGCCCAAAAAAGGCGGGCGGCAAGCCTTTATTGAAGAAGGCATCGAATGTTACAAGATTCTTATACGCGGCCTTTTGGACATTACCGACAACAGGACCGGTAATAAAATCATACCTCCCGAAAACGTGGTGCGCCGCGACGAAGACGACCCCTATCTCGTGGTGGCTGCAGATAAAGGAACAGCCACTTTTTCCGATATCGCCAATGGCCTGTCGGAGGAATACGGATTTTGGCTGGGCGATGGCTTTGCCTCCGGCGGCAGTGCCGGATATGACCACAAGAAAATGGGCATCACCGCACGCGGAGCATGGGAATCCGTTAAACGGCATTTCCGAGAACTGAACCACGATACGCAAACGCAAGATTTCAACATCGTCGGCGTTGGAGATATGGGAGGAGACGTTTTCGGAAACGGAATGATTCTGTCCGAACATATCCGCCTTATCGGTTCCTTCAACCACCTGCATATCTTTTGCGACCCAAATCCCGATCCGGCCGCAAGTTTTAAGGAGCGCGTGCGCCTGTTCAACGCCGTGAAAGGATGGGATGAGTATGACACAAAAAAACTCTCCCAAGGGGGGCGTATTTACTCCCGCAGCGATAAGAGCCTGAAACTGACCCCCGAAATCCGTAAAAGTTTCGACCTTGAGTCGGACGATGTTACTCCAAACGCACTCATTCGGGCCATGTTAAAATCCCGCACGGATCTTCTCTGGTTTGGCGGGATCGGCACCTATATCAAAGCCTCTAGGGAAACCAACGAGGAAGTGGGCGACAAGGCGAATGATGCCATCCGGCTAAATGCAAAAGATATCCGCGCCAAGGTCATCGGAGAGGGCGCCAACCTCGGCATGACCCAGCAAGCACGCATTGAATACAGTCAAAATGGCGGACGGCTGAATGCCGATTATATTGATAACTCTGCCGGCGTGGATTGTTCCGACCACGAAGTGAATATCAAAATTCTGACCGGCGAGATAATGCGCATGCCCAGATATAAAATGAACATAAAAACGCGCAATAAAATGCTGGAATCCATGACGGACGAAGTCGGGGCGCTTGTCTTGCGAAATAATTACCAGCAGGCACAGGGAATCAGCCTGATGGAGTTACAGGCTGCGGCCAACCTGCCGGAACACGCCCAGTTAATGCGCGAACTGGAAAAATCCGGAAGCTTGAAACGTGTGCTCGAAAACCTGCCGCCGGACGAAGAAATAGAAGAGCGCATCCGGACAGGAAAAGGTCTGACACGTCCTGAACTCAGCATCCTACAGGCTTATGCAAAAATTTCCTACACAAGCGAACTTCTGGATAGTGACATCCCTGAAAGCAAGGCGATGGAAGGACGGCTTTTAAAATATTTTCCTCAGCATATGAGCAAGACATATAAAAAGGAAGCTCTATCTCACATGCTTAAACGTGAGATTATCTGCACCACGCTGGCAAACAGTATTGTCAACCGCATGGGGCCGACCTTCATGATGAAGCGGATTGAAAAATCAGGAACCGATGCCGCCGAAGTCGCCAAAGCCTATATTATCGTTCGCGAAGCCTTCGGCCTGCGCCATATCTGGAATGAAATCGAGGCGCTTGACAATAAGGTCCCCGCGCTGGTTCAGTTGAAAGCCTTCCAGAACATTGCCCAGATGACAGATCGTGCTGTTACATGGTTCTTAACCCGCACCGGCTGCAACCTGAATATTAACAAGGAAATTGCCGCCTATGAAACCGGCATTGACGAAGTTCGCAGAAATCTGGATAAGGTCGCGACAAAAACGCTGTCCAAAAACATAGAAAATCTGGCGGCGCTCAATATCAACAACGGCATGCCGAAAGATCTCGCCCATCATATTGCCCTCATGCCAATGCTGTCTTCGGCCTGTGATATCATCCGCATTTCAGAAAAACGGAAAGTGGATACGGCCATTACCGCACAGGTTTATTTTGAACTTGGCGAACACTTCCACCTCGACTGGATGCGTCAAAAAGCCCATTACCTGCCCACCGGCGACCGCTGGTCTACCGAAGCGCTGGAAGGCCTTATCGACCAGCTCTACAGCTGTCAGGCCGGTTTGGCGTCTCGTATTTTAAAAGACACCATCAAAGCCGCAGGTACCACAAAATTCAAATTAAATGGAAAAGAACGTATTCTTAAAAAGTGGATCGAAACACACGGCCAGCAAGCCAGGCTTTTGGAGCCTCTGTTTGATGAACTGCGCTCCAGCGCCGCCGTTGATTTGCCGATGCTCATTATCGCCGAACAGCGCCTCAGGGGTCTATACGGAGGATAA
- a CDS encoding DUF4402 domain-containing protein — translation MGFGSFIVLDNTNEHSVVMNPEGEVTYPDEIIPTDQTPTAAIYEVTTLPPYAPISVDVPNTVLTSDVQDNNFTLTDFDIIAPSSDKFGKSLLKIGATLHTSGNDAGYGEYAYKGTMEITVNY, via the coding sequence ATGGGATTTGGCAGCTTTATTGTCCTTGATAATACAAACGAACATTCCGTCGTCATGAATCCGGAAGGAGAAGTCACGTACCCTGATGAAATCATTCCAACAGATCAAACGCCAACAGCCGCCATATATGAGGTCACAACCCTGCCACCCTACGCACCGATTTCTGTGGATGTTCCGAATACCGTCTTGACGTCCGATGTGCAGGATAACAATTTTACGCTAACAGATTTTGACATTATTGCTCCAAGCAGCGATAAGTTTGGAAAGTCTTTGCTTAAAATCGGCGCCACGCTGCACACATCGGGCAACGATGCTGGATATGGTGAGTACGCGTATAAGGGAACCATGGAAATTACGGTCAATTACTGA
- a CDS encoding molecular chaperone — translation MMIAKHPLNILTFILLMAFVFCTNPKPVEASLTISPLRVVLEGRSRSAEVMLLNLSKQTNTYRLGWIYNKMDETGHYTRVAESLTPDMDVAKYVVFSPRQVSIPPGGRQKVRLSLRRPPELADGEYRAHLIFQKLPDENTKASAPAAPERGMSLSMEVLVGFSIPVIVRTGEYDAAAEIVNPHFIPLDQSKSGKPEIGMIIKRTGKHSTLGRVTVHWDGSDKPDKRIGLLNNVSIFPEMNERIVNVSLNVDAIPGGNITIRYTAEGPEQGIIYTEKTFPIGR, via the coding sequence ATGATGATTGCCAAACACCCCTTGAATATTCTGACATTCATTTTGCTGATGGCATTTGTCTTTTGCACGAACCCCAAGCCCGTAGAAGCGAGCCTGACAATCAGCCCGTTGCGGGTCGTTCTGGAAGGACGCAGCCGGAGTGCCGAAGTTATGCTTCTTAATTTATCCAAACAGACAAATACATACCGTCTGGGCTGGATTTACAATAAAATGGACGAAACAGGTCATTATACAAGAGTCGCAGAAAGCCTCACACCCGATATGGACGTGGCAAAATACGTTGTCTTTTCGCCGCGCCAGGTTTCTATTCCCCCCGGGGGACGGCAAAAGGTCCGGCTGTCGTTACGCCGCCCGCCAGAACTCGCCGACGGTGAGTACCGGGCACACCTTATTTTCCAAAAACTTCCGGATGAAAATACCAAGGCCAGCGCCCCCGCAGCGCCTGAACGCGGCATGAGTCTGTCGATGGAAGTTCTGGTCGGATTTTCCATCCCCGTCATCGTCCGTACCGGCGAGTATGATGCCGCTGCCGAAATCGTAAATCCGCATTTTATTCCGCTTGACCAGAGCAAAAGCGGAAAGCCCGAAATTGGCATGATTATCAAACGAACCGGAAAACATTCAACATTGGGAAGAGTCACCGTCCATTGGGATGGATCCGATAAACCGGACAAAAGAATCGGTCTCCTTAACAATGTAAGCATTTTCCCGGAAATGAACGAACGTATCGTTAATGTTAGTCTGAATGTCGATGCTATTCCCGGCGGAAATATAACAATCCGTTATACCGCTGAAGGACCTGAGCAGGGAATCATTTATACGGAAAAGACCTTTCCAATCGGTCGGTAA
- a CDS encoding TlpA family protein disulfide reductase: MKLNFLIITALLLSIAGYSLYTDTGFHGQTVPEAPQTTGNGERAPDFSFTTLQGKSRTLHELQGKAIVLNFWATWCSPCVIEFPQMLNMAQKLPEEVIIVFVSTDDRKTDIERFLKKMNQKQLAQDNVLIAWDQDKKISQDLFQTFRLPETILISPDLVMKDKIIGADVQWDGKEMLERLRSLYKMP; the protein is encoded by the coding sequence TTGAAACTTAATTTTCTGATTATAACCGCCCTGCTTTTGTCGATTGCAGGATACAGCCTTTATACCGATACCGGGTTTCACGGCCAGACGGTACCGGAAGCGCCGCAAACAACTGGGAACGGTGAGAGAGCTCCGGACTTTTCCTTTACCACTTTGCAGGGAAAATCCCGCACGTTGCACGAGCTTCAGGGAAAAGCGATTGTCCTGAATTTCTGGGCGACATGGTGCAGCCCTTGCGTCATTGAATTTCCACAAATGTTGAACATGGCCCAAAAGCTGCCGGAAGAAGTTATTATCGTCTTTGTGTCAACGGACGATCGAAAAACCGATATAGAACGTTTCCTGAAAAAGATGAACCAAAAACAACTGGCGCAGGATAATGTCCTGATTGCATGGGACCAGGACAAGAAAATCTCTCAGGATCTGTTTCAAACTTTCCGCCTGCCCGAAACAATTCTCATATCTCCGGACCTTGTCATGAAAGACAAAATTATCGGCGCCGATGTCCAGTGGGACGGAAAAGAAATGCTGGAACGGCTTCGAAGCTTATACAAAATGCCCTGA